A genomic region of Acidimicrobiales bacterium contains the following coding sequences:
- a CDS encoding OB-fold domain-containing protein, producing the protein MSGSRGILAYGTHVPYSRLARSAIGEAMGSGGGRGHRSVASYDEDTTTMGVEAARRALAVAGPGPEAVWFSTVAPAYLDKTNATVIHAALRLDASVPALDFGGASRSAVGALRTALEGAARTLVVASDIRVGLPTGPEDGGGGDAAVAVLSGCSEDGPLLAEYLGGATSTTEFTDRWRTPGDDHSRTWEDRFGEQAYLPLVHRAWADALDATGLTTEDVTVAAVVGLHGRATRKAASGLGVAIADDRSETVGNSGAAHPALLLADVLDTAKPGAVVAMVVLADGCEVLFFRATDALAAGRPERSVAAQIGDRADVAYTRYLAWRGLLRVQPANRPEPNRPSSPAALRRSTWKHGFVGSTDRTTGITHLPPSRVGIAGGDVDDMDPAPMADAVGSVVTFTVDRLAHSPSPPVVFAVVDFDGGGRMPIELTDVDPSAVAIGDRVEMTFRRLSTSDGLHNYFWKGRPLRG; encoded by the coding sequence ATGAGCGGCAGCAGGGGGATCCTGGCCTACGGCACCCACGTGCCGTACAGCCGCCTGGCCCGGTCGGCCATCGGCGAGGCCATGGGGTCGGGTGGCGGGCGCGGGCACCGTTCGGTGGCGTCGTACGACGAGGACACCACCACCATGGGCGTGGAGGCGGCCCGTCGGGCGCTGGCCGTCGCCGGACCCGGACCGGAGGCCGTGTGGTTCTCCACCGTCGCCCCGGCCTACCTGGACAAGACCAACGCCACGGTCATACACGCAGCCCTCCGGTTAGACGCATCGGTCCCGGCACTCGACTTCGGCGGGGCGTCGCGCTCCGCCGTCGGCGCCCTGCGGACTGCACTGGAGGGCGCCGCGCGCACGCTGGTGGTGGCCTCCGACATCCGCGTCGGCCTTCCCACCGGGCCGGAGGACGGCGGTGGCGGGGACGCCGCTGTCGCCGTGCTCTCCGGATGCTCCGAGGACGGCCCGCTGCTGGCCGAGTACCTGGGCGGCGCCACGTCCACCACCGAGTTCACCGACCGCTGGCGCACCCCGGGCGACGACCACTCACGGACCTGGGAGGACCGCTTCGGTGAGCAGGCCTACCTGCCGCTGGTGCACCGGGCGTGGGCTGACGCCCTGGATGCCACGGGCCTGACCACCGAAGACGTGACGGTGGCAGCCGTCGTCGGGCTGCACGGACGGGCCACCAGGAAGGCCGCATCGGGCCTCGGCGTAGCCATCGCCGACGATCGGTCCGAGACGGTCGGCAACTCCGGCGCCGCCCATCCTGCCCTGCTGCTGGCCGACGTCCTGGACACGGCGAAACCGGGAGCCGTGGTCGCCATGGTGGTGCTGGCCGACGGCTGCGAGGTCCTGTTCTTCCGGGCCACCGACGCCCTGGCGGCCGGCCGACCGGAGCGATCGGTGGCAGCGCAGATCGGGGACAGGGCCGATGTGGCCTACACCCGCTACCTAGCGTGGCGTGGCCTGCTCCGGGTCCAGCCCGCCAACCGTCCAGAGCCGAACCGCCCCTCGTCGCCTGCCGCCCTGCGCCGGAGCACCTGGAAGCACGGCTTCGTCGGCTCGACGGACCGCACCACCGGCATCACCCACCTTCCGCCGTCGAGGGTGGGCATCGCCGGTGGCGACGTCGACGACATGGACCCGGCACCCATGGCCGATGCCGTGGGAAGCGTCGTCACCTTCACCGTGGATCGGCTGGCCCACTCGCCCAGCCCGCCGGTGGTGTTCGCCGTGGTCGACTTCGACGGCGGTGGCCGGATGCCCATCGAGCTGACCGATGTCGACCCTTCGGCTGTGGCGATCGGCGACCGAGTGGAGATGACCTTCCGGCGCCTGTCCACATCCGACGGCCTGCACAACTACTTCTGGAAGGGTCGGCCCCTCCGGGGCTGA
- a CDS encoding acyl-CoA dehydrogenase family protein: MDFDFSPDQQAFAVEVEAFLDANDDPEVFDPTRENMAQIVDTPKRRALMRRLGERGWLGITWPTEYGGQEGEGVYEYILNEALAARGGPQIGKGVGIIGKTLIAHGSEFLKEEFLPRILANEVEFAVGYSEPEAGSDAAAMKLKATETDGGWILNGQKTWTTSAHFAEWYWVGARTDPDAPKHFGITLFLVPMDHPGITVQGIMTMGDERTNDVFFDDVFVPDEYVVGELNHGFRYISQALDLERFTMFTFSPVKQRLDLLVDHVRTATRDGGLLKDDPKVRSRIARLATTAEVARGMGLRVVDASAKAEKEGGAPPTMESSEYKLFTTEFSKRLADASMDLGGPGTQLRVGTAGAPMAGRAESTYRYTVLDTIGGGTSEVQKNIITRRGLGLPKNF, from the coding sequence ATGGACTTCGACTTCTCACCCGACCAGCAGGCCTTCGCTGTCGAGGTCGAGGCGTTCCTGGACGCCAACGACGACCCCGAGGTGTTCGACCCCACGCGGGAGAACATGGCCCAGATCGTCGACACCCCCAAGCGTCGGGCCCTCATGCGCAGGCTCGGCGAGCGGGGCTGGCTCGGTATCACCTGGCCCACCGAGTACGGGGGCCAGGAGGGCGAGGGCGTATACGAGTACATCCTGAACGAGGCCCTGGCCGCCCGGGGCGGCCCCCAGATCGGCAAGGGCGTCGGCATCATCGGCAAGACCCTCATCGCCCACGGATCGGAGTTCCTGAAGGAGGAGTTCCTGCCCAGGATCCTGGCCAACGAGGTCGAGTTCGCGGTCGGCTACAGCGAGCCGGAGGCCGGCTCGGACGCCGCCGCCATGAAGTTGAAGGCCACCGAGACCGACGGCGGTTGGATCCTGAACGGCCAGAAGACGTGGACCACCTCGGCCCACTTCGCCGAGTGGTACTGGGTGGGAGCACGGACCGACCCGGACGCCCCGAAGCACTTCGGCATAACCCTGTTCCTGGTGCCCATGGACCATCCGGGGATAACCGTCCAGGGCATCATGACCATGGGCGACGAGCGGACCAACGACGTGTTCTTCGACGACGTGTTCGTACCCGACGAGTACGTGGTCGGCGAGCTGAACCACGGCTTCAGGTACATATCCCAGGCCCTCGACCTGGAGCGGTTCACCATGTTCACCTTCTCGCCGGTGAAGCAGCGCCTCGACCTGCTGGTCGACCACGTGCGTACCGCCACCAGGGACGGTGGGCTGCTGAAGGACGATCCGAAGGTGCGATCCCGGATCGCCCGACTGGCCACCACGGCCGAGGTGGCCCGCGGCATGGGCCTCCGGGTCGTCGACGCCTCGGCGAAGGCCGAAAAGGAGGGTGGCGCCCCGCCGACCATGGAGTCATCGGAGTACAAGCTGTTCACCACCGAGTTCTCCAAGCGGCTGGCCGACGCATCGATGGACCTCGGCGGACCCGGCACGCAACTGCGGGTCGGCACCGCCGGGGCACCGATGGCCGGGCGGGCGGAGTCCACCTACCGCTACACGGTGCTGGACACCATCGGTGGCGGCACCTCCGAGGTGCAGAAGAACATCATCACCCGACGGGGCCTCGGCCTCCCCAAGAACTTCTAG
- a CDS encoding acetyl-CoA acetyltransferase: MASHGIRDRVAIVGMGCTPFREHWDSSLDDLLIDAHGLALASAGLAKGDIDAYWYGTSQSSASGISLATPLRLDDKPVTRVENFCATGSDALRQACYAVASGAYDVAVAIGAEKVKDGGYQGLNAFPIPTDGTNRTLTAAAMFSLILPAYAERYGVDVDELRYVVARIAEKNHFNGARNDLAQFRRETSAEAICEMAAVAGRLSVFDCAGVADGAAAAVVVPADRATDYTDAPLYVKALSLVAGNGSGLVDPGFDFTTLPECAAAAADAYAQAGITDPRAELAMAEVHDCFTPTELVLMEDLGFCERGTAWREVLEGTFALDGDLPVNPDGGLKSFGHPVGASGLRMHYEAWLQLRGEAPADRRIGTLA, from the coding sequence ATGGCCTCACACGGCATACGGGACCGCGTGGCGATCGTGGGGATGGGCTGCACACCGTTCCGGGAGCACTGGGACTCCTCGCTGGACGACCTCCTGATCGACGCCCACGGATTGGCCCTGGCGTCGGCCGGCCTGGCCAAGGGCGACATCGACGCCTACTGGTACGGCACCTCGCAGTCCTCGGCCTCGGGCATCTCGCTGGCCACGCCGCTGCGGCTCGACGACAAGCCGGTGACCCGTGTCGAGAACTTCTGCGCCACCGGGTCCGATGCGCTGCGGCAGGCCTGCTACGCCGTGGCCTCGGGGGCCTACGACGTGGCGGTGGCCATCGGCGCCGAAAAGGTCAAGGACGGCGGCTACCAGGGCCTCAACGCCTTTCCGATTCCCACCGACGGCACCAACCGCACACTCACCGCGGCGGCCATGTTCAGCCTCATCCTCCCGGCCTACGCGGAGCGCTACGGGGTGGACGTCGACGAGTTGCGCTACGTGGTGGCCAGGATCGCCGAGAAGAACCACTTCAACGGGGCCCGCAACGACCTGGCCCAGTTCCGGCGCGAGACCTCGGCCGAGGCCATCTGCGAGATGGCCGCCGTGGCAGGACGGCTCTCGGTGTTCGACTGTGCCGGGGTGGCGGACGGGGCCGCCGCGGCCGTGGTGGTCCCGGCCGACCGGGCGACCGACTACACCGACGCACCGCTGTACGTGAAGGCCCTCTCGCTGGTGGCCGGCAACGGCAGCGGGCTGGTCGACCCCGGGTTCGACTTCACAACGCTGCCGGAGTGCGCCGCGGCGGCCGCCGACGCCTACGCCCAGGCCGGCATCACCGACCCGCGGGCCGAGCTGGCCATGGCCGAGGTCCACGACTGCTTCACGCCCACCGAGCTGGTGCTCATGGAGGACCTCGGATTCTGCGAGCGGGGAACGGCCTGGCGGGAGGTCCTGGAGGGCACGTTCGCCCTGGACGGGGACCTGCCGGTCAACCCGGACGGAGGACTCAAGAGCTTCGGCCATCCAGTAGGCGCCAGCGGCCTGCGCATGCACTACGAGGCGTGGCTGCAGCTCCGGGGAGAGGCACCGGCGGATCGGCGGATTGGCACTCTCGC